The genomic DNA GATggcagcgcctgcatcTGCGACGCCCAAGAGCGGGAcgtcggacgcgtcgccgcgccctCGCCAGGAGCAATTTTTGCTGCTAGAGGACCTGACTGGCGGCCTCAAGGCGCCCTGCGTGCTGGATCTCAAGATGGGTACGCGTCAGTACGGCATGGACGCCACGGATGCCAAGAAGCGCAGCCAAACCAGCAAGTGCAACaagacgacgagccgctgcaAAGGTGTGCGTATTTGCGGTATGCAAATGTACGATGCACGCACGGAGCAATTCATCTTCCAGGACAAGTACTACGGCCGGAGCATCAAGCCGAGCGAGTttaccgaggcgctcgagcgttTCTTCTTCAACGGCTACCAGGTACTTATCCACCACGTCCCGGTTATGGTCGACAAGCTGTACCGccttgcgcggcacgcctgCAAGCTGAATGGTTACCGGTTTTATGCGAGCAGCCTGCTGCTTATCTACGacggcgacctgcgccggcagaatgcgctgctggaTGCGTTTGAAGCAGAGCTGCCGTGtggcacgtcgcgcgtgccctcctcggcgagctccgAGATCAGCCCCGATATGCAGGCCCTGCAGCTGAGCGGCGAGCCGAGCCCGCTCACGACCGGCTCCGTTGCTCCGAGCTCCGTGTCCTCTGCGACGGTGCTGACGCTCCCCTCGCCTACGATCTCTGCGACAACGCCGCCATCGACGACCGACTCCCATTCGCagtggcgccgcgcgcgccgcctgggcTATATTAATATCCGCATTATCGACTTTGCGCATTGTACGACTGGCGACGACTTTTACTTCCCAGCCGACCATGATGGCCGGCCGCCGAGTAAGCCGGAAGAGATGGCACTCCCGATCGCGCGCCTTCCTCcgcagcaccgcgacgagcccgaCGCTGGGTATCTATGGGGTCTGCGGTGCCTCGCGTTGGCCTTTCGCGAGATTTGGGAGCGCGAACGTGTGCGCCGtatcgacgcggcgctcagtGCCCTGCCACTGGATGCGTCTGTCTCCTCTCGCGAGATCGCGGTACGCAGTGTGGACATTGGCGAGCTCAACGTGCCCGGCGCAGAGATCTTTACCGAGCTCTTTGGCACCGAGGACGAGCCTGGTTCGCTCTCTGGCTATATTTCCTCGTAGCCCCGCTTGGCCCGAGCGCATGGTTAGCAATGAATTATATAATCGAATGTCAGCTATGCCattgcggcgcgtggctGGAGCCGGCTTCACACACGGCGTGATCCATGGGACGAAGAGACCtctcgacgcgcacggcgtCTTTATTTTTGGGAAAGGATCATGAGCGATgggcgccgcacgaccCCGATCGTATGGTGGGGCCAGTGTGGAAGGGCGTCAAGAGTGCGCAATCGGCTGGCATGAGTCAGTGGAACGATGCACCGACCCGCCTGCCGATGCGTGCGAGCTCGCTGGGAATCATTGCTGAATATGCGCATGAGGCGCTACCGGTGAATGGAAGTGCAATGGATGGCGCTGTGCCACTGGATTGGAAGATGGAGACGGAGCGCTCGCTCTTTCCGCCCCGGAAACGCTCGCCGGGCGTCCTGTGGATGCAGTCGGGCATGCCGCGCTCACCACGCTCGCCTGATGCACGCTTTGATGTAAAAGCACCCGTGCCGGAAGAGGACGTGGCCGATGTGCTCACCGAGTCTTCACTGCAGTCGCCGAAGTCACTTGCGCCACCCAAAATTGCGCAGCCCGCACGCCCCTCGTCGCTGAATGTGGCCAGCGGGGCGAGCACTGCGCCGGTATCGCGGGTCGAGACCACGTTTGCGGCACCTACACCCCTCTTTGCATCCAAGCACCCCCCGCCGGCGTGGGAGCAGCTCCCGAGTGTCGAGTCACGGCGTAaccgccgctcgcgtctGCTGCGTATTGCCGAGAAGGACCGTGAGCGTTCGCggcccggcacgcccgagcaTGGCGCGCGGATCGAGCCGCGGATCCCCCTGTACGGCGACCTAGAGATGTGGAAGCTGTGTCCCCGCCGCAcggtcgagcacgtcgaagGCACGCTGTACGATTCCGAAGGACCGTTTATGGAGGGCGCGACCAGCGACAGTCTGAGTGTGCGTCTTTTCTATGCGCCGGGTGTGGACGGCGCGGACGGCGTGTCATACCTCATTACCACGCCGGACAACCGTGTGTTTAGTGCTGcaaagcggcggcggtgggcGATGGATAACCACGGCAACTTTTTTGCCGCGATGGAGATCAAGAGTGTCGAGTCGAAGCTCGCTGCTGTCCACAGCGACATCCACGATCAGGTATACGCGGAAGAGTACGAGCGCGATCTGCGCAAGCACTTTTTGGGCGatgtgctcgacgagctgcaaAAGGCCGAGTCGCTGATGACCGGCCCGCGCCGGCAGACGCCGCATCTCTTGCAGACCGAGGACGGAAAGCTGGTGCGTCTGGAGGAAGACTTTCCGGAGGAGGCGTTCTTTGCGATCGCCGggagcgccgagcaggaacTGTACCCGGTCATTGCCAAGGTGTTTGTCGAGGCGATCCAGCTCCTCT from Malassezia japonica chromosome 1, complete sequence includes the following:
- a CDS encoding uncharacterized protein (COG:S; EggNog:ENOG503PKF1) → MSQWNDAPTRLPMRASSLGIIAEYAHEALPVNGSAMDGAVPLDWKMETERSLFPPRKRSPGVLWMQSGMPRSPRSPDARFDVKAPVPEEDVADVLTESSLQSPKSLAPPKIAQPARPSSLNVASGASTAPVSRVETTFAAPTPLFASKHPPPAWEQLPSVESRRNRRSRLLRIAEKDRERSRPGTPEHGARIEPRIPLYGDLEMWKLCPRRTVEHVEGTLYDSEGPFMEGATSDSLSVRLFYAPGVDGADGVSYLITTPDNRVFSAAKRRRWAMDNHGNFFAAMEIKSVESKLAAVHSDIHDQVYAEEYERDLRKHFLGDVLDELQKAESLMTGPRRQTPHLLQTEDGKLVRLEEDFPEEAFFAIAGSAEQELYPVIAKVFVEAIQLLWELHSHGWMHGDIKLENLMFDSSAKLVLIDFENASPFRGSRQHDGKIQLLSFDWTPPELEVSHLGRRMGPSGDLWALGCNLIRAFALRDGVEDTTVREMLLGPGLPSFFAFRETLLGGPGRDFGVDLGPLLEAADTEQPAPLIHPARLLRRFAHTSPRLLQYVLAHAVTPTPAERNERRGVELAQEMLHDPQNVPLWQSVKTALATSIEMSGSAWVRPKLDEARAIMELS